In the genome of Fulvivirga maritima, one region contains:
- a CDS encoding 2-C-methyl-D-erythritol 4-phosphate cytidylyltransferase has translation MNKKEYAIIVAGGKGTRMNSDVPKQFLPLHGKPILMHTLEAFYNYSSDIEIILVLPANDVDTWKNLCIQHSFSTPHHLTIGGSSRFQSVKNGLNSIENTSGLVAIHDGVRPLISTPIIDASFRIAAAHKSAVAAVRLKESIRVTTQDTTEAVDRSLYRLIQTPQTFDLEMIRSAYEIDEVPSLTDDASVAEKAGHKISLFEGSYENIKVTTPEDLIIAEALINRKNNG, from the coding sequence ATGAATAAAAAGGAATATGCGATAATAGTGGCCGGTGGCAAGGGCACACGCATGAACAGTGACGTTCCTAAGCAATTTTTACCTCTGCACGGCAAACCTATACTCATGCATACGCTGGAAGCCTTCTACAATTACTCCAGTGACATTGAAATTATCTTAGTGCTTCCTGCTAATGATGTAGATACCTGGAAGAATCTATGCATTCAACATAGTTTTTCTACTCCGCATCACCTTACTATAGGTGGCAGCTCTCGTTTTCAATCTGTTAAAAACGGACTAAACAGTATAGAGAACACCTCTGGGTTAGTAGCTATACATGACGGAGTAAGGCCTTTAATTTCTACACCTATTATTGATGCTTCTTTCCGAATAGCGGCAGCTCATAAAAGCGCTGTAGCGGCGGTAAGGCTCAAAGAATCCATTAGGGTAACTACACAAGATACCACTGAAGCGGTAGACCGTTCTCTTTACAGACTCATTCAGACTCCCCAGACTTTTGATCTGGAAATGATAAGAAGTGCTTATGAAATAGATGAAGTGCCTTCATTAACTGACGATGCGAGCGTAGCCGAAAAAGCAGGACATAAAATCTCACTTTTTGAAGGGAGTTATGAAAATATAAAAGTGACTACACCTGAAGACTTAATTATAGCCGAAGCTTTAATAAACAGAAAAAACAATGGCTAA
- a CDS encoding CocE/NonD family hydrolase, giving the protein MKRAFILLCFLVTAAQAFSQDADSLFVRNNYEKHEYRIPMRDGVELFTCVYTPKDQSKKYPMMLHRTPYSVGPYGEDAYKTVLGPSKYMMRDMYIFVYQDVRGRWMSDGEYDNMRPQIDGNKKKDKDQIDESSDTFDTIEWLLKKIKNNNGKVGQWGISYPGHYTAAALPEAHPALVASSPQAPISDFFFDDFHHMGAFLQSYLMAFPVFGYQTDGPTSESWYNKGWEKIRQAGSMSDGYEFNMALGPLKNVTEKYYSEDFFWDQVVEHPNYDEFWQKRNLLPHLKGIDDAVMTVGGWFDAEDLYGPLNIYKTIEKNNPKAKNTIVMGPWSHGDWYRERGSQAINDIYFGDSISTFYQKNIEMKFFKYYLKNEGEMTLPEAFMFDTGVKKWKEFAEWPPKDIPAVKLGFAENGKLLVNEEGDKNAAFKYTSDPDHPVPYTSQVEGVTFTPRRFMTDDQRHASRRPDVLTFKTDVLTDDVTLAGEILAKLKVALSTTDADFIVKLIDVYPDTAQANPVTPKNVTMAGYQQLVRHEVFRGRFRNSFAEPEPFTPGKVEDVTFPLQDILHTFKKGHRIMIQIHSTWFPYIDRNPQKFVDNIYKADAEDFQKAEITVYGSSSVEVGAKQSSLEVPDELELYKK; this is encoded by the coding sequence ATGAAGAGAGCTTTTATACTGTTGTGCTTTTTGGTGACAGCAGCGCAGGCTTTTTCGCAGGATGCTGATTCACTCTTTGTGAGGAATAACTACGAGAAGCATGAATATAGGATACCTATGCGCGATGGGGTAGAATTATTTACCTGTGTATATACGCCAAAAGATCAGTCTAAAAAATATCCTATGATGTTACATCGGACACCTTACAGTGTGGGACCATATGGAGAGGATGCTTATAAAACTGTACTTGGGCCTTCTAAATACATGATGAGAGACATGTATATTTTCGTTTATCAGGACGTAAGAGGCAGGTGGATGTCTGATGGTGAATATGATAACATGAGGCCGCAGATAGATGGTAATAAAAAGAAAGATAAGGATCAGATCGATGAGAGCTCAGATACTTTTGATACGATTGAATGGCTTTTGAAAAAAATCAAAAATAATAACGGGAAAGTAGGGCAATGGGGTATTTCTTACCCTGGACATTATACCGCAGCCGCACTTCCTGAAGCTCACCCTGCGTTGGTGGCATCATCTCCTCAAGCGCCGATTTCAGACTTCTTCTTTGATGACTTTCATCATATGGGAGCCTTTTTACAAAGTTATTTAATGGCGTTTCCAGTATTCGGATACCAAACCGATGGGCCTACCTCTGAGAGCTGGTATAATAAAGGTTGGGAGAAAATAAGACAAGCAGGCAGTATGTCTGATGGATATGAGTTTAATATGGCTTTAGGTCCATTAAAAAATGTAACAGAGAAGTATTATTCTGAAGACTTTTTTTGGGATCAGGTAGTGGAGCACCCTAACTATGATGAGTTTTGGCAAAAACGTAATTTACTGCCACACCTAAAAGGTATAGATGATGCCGTGATGACAGTAGGTGGTTGGTTTGATGCCGAAGATTTATATGGCCCTCTTAATATTTATAAAACTATTGAGAAGAATAACCCTAAGGCTAAAAATACCATAGTAATGGGCCCTTGGAGTCATGGCGACTGGTATAGAGAAAGAGGATCTCAAGCTATTAATGATATTTACTTTGGAGACAGCATCTCTACTTTTTATCAGAAAAATATAGAGATGAAATTCTTTAAATATTACTTAAAGAATGAAGGGGAGATGACACTGCCAGAAGCATTTATGTTTGATACTGGAGTGAAAAAATGGAAGGAATTTGCTGAATGGCCTCCTAAAGATATTCCTGCAGTAAAATTAGGCTTTGCGGAAAATGGAAAGCTTTTGGTTAATGAAGAGGGTGACAAGAATGCCGCTTTTAAATATACCAGTGATCCTGACCACCCAGTACCTTATACATCTCAAGTGGAAGGAGTTACTTTTACGCCAAGAAGGTTCATGACAGATGATCAGCGCCATGCATCTCGCAGACCGGATGTACTTACTTTTAAAACGGATGTGCTTACTGATGATGTTACCTTAGCAGGTGAGATCTTAGCTAAATTAAAAGTGGCTTTATCTACTACAGATGCTGATTTTATAGTAAAACTGATTGATGTTTACCCTGATACAGCCCAAGCGAACCCAGTTACACCAAAAAATGTAACTATGGCAGGTTATCAGCAGCTGGTAAGGCATGAGGTATTTAGAGGTAGGTTTAGAAATAGTTTTGCTGAACCGGAGCCATTTACTCCTGGTAAGGTGGAGGATGTTACTTTCCCTTTGCAGGATATATTGCATACCTTCAAAAAAGGACACCGTATTATGATTCAGATACATAGTACATGGTTTCCTTATATAGATAGAAACCCTCAAAAATTTGTAGACAATATTTATAAAGCTGATGCTGAAGATTTTCAGAAAGCGGAAATTACAGTATATGGATCTTCAAGCGTAGAAGTAGGAGCTAAGCAGAGCTCACTTGAAGTGCCAGATGAGTTGGAGCTTTATAAAAAATAA
- a CDS encoding SixA phosphatase family protein — protein MKTLYIIRHAKSSWKYHHLDDIDRPLNKRGKRDAPDMGERLSVLNIIPHLMISSPAKRAYATCKTIAKALEYPKEAIEINDKLYHASEDSLMDIIQDIENSWDSVMIFGHNPGLTLFANSLADTNIDNIPTCGIVACTFDVDSWAETDFGKGKLMFYDYPKKVSKSEVN, from the coding sequence ATGAAGACACTATACATTATAAGACACGCGAAATCCAGTTGGAAATACCATCACTTAGATGATATTGATCGGCCATTGAACAAAAGAGGGAAGAGAGATGCTCCGGATATGGGCGAAAGATTAAGCGTGCTAAACATTATCCCTCATCTGATGATCAGCAGTCCGGCAAAACGAGCCTATGCTACATGCAAAACCATAGCTAAGGCGCTGGAATACCCAAAAGAAGCAATTGAAATCAATGACAAGCTATACCATGCCAGCGAGGACAGCCTCATGGATATTATTCAGGATATTGAAAACAGCTGGGATTCTGTAATGATCTTTGGGCACAACCCAGGACTTACACTTTTCGCCAATTCACTAGCTGATACCAATATCGATAATATACCTACATGCGGTATTGTAGCTTGTACTTTTGATGTAGACAGCTGGGCCGAAACTGATTTTGGCAAAGGTAAGCTCATGTTTTATGACTACCCTAAAAAGGTCAGTAAGAGCGAAGTGAATTAA
- a CDS encoding UDP-2,3-diacylglucosamine diphosphatase produces the protein MTKTIADLNGKYIYFASDFHLGVPNHKASLERELKIIRWLDTIKADAHSIYLMGDIFDFWFEYKHAVPKGFVRLLGKIAEISDSGIPVIFFTGNHDMWMFDYFEKELNVTIYRKPLQLLVHDQKLLIGHGDGLGPGDYTYKFLKKFFNSKLCQWLFARIHPNLGIGIANAWSRKSRISSGGHGDESFLGKDREHLWQYCISKEKEEHHDWYVFGHRHLKLNLEVSENSRYINLGQWVTQYTYGKYDGKSFELLTFEK, from the coding sequence ATGACAAAGACTATCGCCGACCTTAACGGCAAATACATATATTTCGCTTCTGATTTTCACTTGGGTGTTCCTAATCATAAAGCTAGTTTAGAAAGAGAGCTGAAAATAATCAGGTGGCTCGATACTATTAAAGCAGATGCTCACTCCATTTACCTGATGGGCGACATTTTTGATTTTTGGTTTGAATATAAACATGCGGTACCCAAAGGCTTTGTCCGACTACTGGGAAAAATCGCTGAAATAAGTGACTCAGGTATTCCCGTTATCTTCTTCACAGGCAACCATGACATGTGGATGTTCGACTATTTTGAAAAAGAACTCAACGTAACTATTTACCGAAAGCCTTTACAGCTCTTGGTGCATGATCAAAAGCTACTCATAGGTCATGGTGATGGCTTAGGTCCTGGAGACTACACCTATAAGTTTTTGAAGAAGTTTTTCAATAGTAAGCTTTGCCAATGGCTCTTTGCTCGCATACACCCCAATCTGGGGATAGGCATAGCCAATGCCTGGTCTAGAAAAAGCCGAATTAGCAGCGGCGGGCATGGAGATGAAAGTTTTCTAGGAAAAGACAGAGAGCATTTATGGCAGTATTGTATCTCCAAAGAAAAAGAAGAACACCATGACTGGTATGTTTTTGGACACAGACACCTAAAACTTAATCTTGAAGTTTCGGAAAATAGCAGGTATATTAATCTTGGTCAATGGGTAACTCAGTATACTTATGGTAAGTACGATGGCAAATCATTTGAACTACTCACTTTTGAAAAGTAG
- a CDS encoding biotin--[acetyl-CoA-carboxylase] ligase yields MYKILAKTLFIGKNLVFLPSCHSTNDIAQELLSEGTIEGTVIITENQTNGRGQRGNGWESEPGKNLTFSLILKPTFLSVNQQFELNRVVSLGICDFLKTYKTGFQVKWPNDIYYHDRKICGILIQNSIKKGHIDSSIVGIGLNINQQDFNEEKPISLSQIIGEAISLPEALENLAQHIETRYLTLRAGNRELLRKDYLHHLYRFGEEYLYKANNEVFNGRITDVSPEGRLEVQSNSGIQHFDFKEVEFII; encoded by the coding sequence TTGTATAAAATTCTTGCCAAAACATTATTTATAGGGAAAAACCTGGTTTTCCTGCCATCTTGTCATTCTACTAATGATATTGCTCAAGAGCTTTTAAGTGAAGGCACTATTGAAGGTACAGTGATAATTACTGAAAATCAAACAAATGGAAGAGGACAAAGAGGTAATGGTTGGGAATCAGAACCTGGCAAAAACCTTACTTTTTCACTTATTCTTAAACCCACTTTCTTGTCTGTAAATCAGCAATTTGAACTTAATAGAGTGGTTTCTTTGGGTATTTGCGATTTTCTTAAAACCTACAAAACCGGTTTTCAGGTAAAATGGCCTAACGATATCTATTATCATGATCGTAAAATTTGTGGTATCCTCATTCAAAATAGTATTAAAAAAGGCCATATCGATTCTTCTATTGTAGGAATTGGCTTGAATATTAATCAGCAAGATTTCAATGAAGAAAAGCCTATCTCTCTTTCTCAAATTATAGGAGAAGCCATTTCGCTTCCAGAAGCTCTTGAAAATTTGGCTCAGCACATAGAAACGAGGTATTTAACCTTGAGAGCAGGTAACCGCGAGCTACTACGTAAAGACTATCTTCATCATTTATATAGGTTTGGAGAAGAGTATTTATATAAGGCTAATAATGAGGTATTTAATGGTAGAATTACTGATGTTTCTCCAGAAGGAAGGTTAGAAGTGCAGAGTAATAGCGGTATTCAGCATTTTGATTTTAAAGAAGTAGAGTTTATCATTTGA
- a CDS encoding glutaminase, which produces MDYQKILEEIRQEVAPLLDKGLVADYIPELAKVDKTKFGIYLLFLDDSSYSVGDATEKFSIQSISKVFMLAHCVSHIGKKVYQRVNVEPSGDPFNSLVQLEHENGVPRNPFINSGALVVTDLLITHLQDPRQQFLDFIRELVGHNDIYYDKQIARSEKSFGYRNAAMVNMMKSYGNIENDVEEVLDLYFDFCSISMTCAELARAFRVFANHGKLVRNDKKFLSERQFKRITAIMQTCGFYDEAGEFAFRVGLPGKSGVGGGIAAILPSEYSIAVWSPGLNQKGNSLAGFKALELFTTMTGTSIF; this is translated from the coding sequence ATGGATTATCAGAAAATACTAGAAGAAATAAGGCAGGAGGTAGCCCCTTTGTTAGATAAGGGCCTGGTGGCTGATTATATTCCTGAATTAGCTAAGGTAGATAAAACTAAATTTGGTATTTATCTTCTGTTTTTAGATGATTCATCATATTCAGTGGGAGATGCCACGGAGAAATTCTCAATCCAAAGTATTTCTAAGGTGTTTATGCTGGCCCATTGCGTAAGCCATATTGGCAAAAAGGTGTATCAGCGAGTGAATGTAGAGCCCTCTGGTGACCCTTTTAATTCACTGGTGCAGTTGGAGCATGAGAATGGTGTGCCTAGAAATCCATTTATTAACTCAGGAGCGTTAGTAGTGACTGACTTGCTCATAACGCACTTGCAAGATCCTCGTCAGCAATTTTTAGATTTTATTCGTGAGTTGGTTGGGCATAATGATATTTATTATGACAAACAGATAGCCAGGTCTGAAAAGTCATTTGGCTATAGAAATGCGGCCATGGTAAATATGATGAAGTCATATGGTAATATTGAGAATGATGTAGAAGAGGTTTTAGACCTATACTTCGACTTTTGCTCTATTTCTATGACTTGTGCTGAGTTGGCCAGAGCCTTCAGGGTGTTTGCTAATCATGGTAAGCTGGTGAGAAATGATAAGAAGTTCCTTTCTGAGCGCCAGTTTAAAAGGATAACAGCCATAATGCAGACTTGCGGCTTTTATGATGAAGCAGGTGAATTTGCTTTTCGTGTTGGGCTTCCTGGGAAGAGTGGCGTTGGAGGTGGAATAGCCGCCATTTTGCCTTCAGAGTACAGCATTGCCGTATGGAGTCCTGGCTTGAATCAGAAAGGTAATTCGCTCGCAGGCTTTAAGGCCCTTGAGCTCTTTACTACTATGACAGGAACGTCAATTTTTTAA
- the ettA gene encoding energy-dependent translational throttle protein EttA, with translation MSDEKIIFSMAGVNKIYPPNKQVLKNIYLSFFYGAKIGVLGLNGSGKSSLLRIIAGVDKEYQGEVVFDGSYSIGLLEQEPKLDKDKTVKEVVEEGVKETVDLLKEFEDINLKFADPEVLEDADAMNKLIEKQGEVQEKLDQLNAWELDSKLERAMDALRTPPADAKIENLSGGEKRRVALCRLLLQEPDVLLLDEPTNHLDAESVHWLEQHLQRYAGTVIAVTHDRYFLDNVAGWILELDRGEGIPWKGNYSSWLDQKQKRLAQEEKSESKRQKTLARELEWAKMSPKGRHAKAKARLNAYDKLLSQEAQEREEKLELFIPPGERLGDKVIEAHGVSKAFGDKLLYENLEFNLPKAGIVGIIGPNGAGKTTLFKMITGKEQPDTGTFEVGSTVDIAYVDQEHANLNPEASVWEVISEGNELINLGGRQINSRAYVSKFNFNGSDQQKKVKELSGGMRNRVHLAIALKQGANLLLLDEPTNDLDVNTLRALEEALENFGGCAVIISHDRWFLDRVCTHILAFEGDSQVKWFDGNFTEYEEDRKKRMGDTAPKRIKYKPLVK, from the coding sequence ATGAGTGACGAAAAAATAATTTTTTCAATGGCTGGGGTTAATAAAATATACCCGCCAAATAAACAAGTATTAAAAAACATCTACCTATCCTTTTTCTATGGAGCCAAAATTGGCGTGTTAGGTCTTAACGGGTCAGGAAAATCCTCCTTGTTAAGGATAATAGCTGGTGTAGATAAAGAATATCAGGGAGAGGTGGTATTTGATGGCAGCTACTCCATAGGCCTGCTGGAACAAGAGCCAAAATTAGATAAAGATAAAACGGTAAAAGAAGTAGTAGAAGAAGGTGTAAAAGAGACCGTAGATCTGCTAAAAGAATTTGAGGACATCAACCTGAAATTTGCTGACCCGGAAGTTCTTGAAGATGCTGATGCTATGAATAAGCTCATTGAGAAGCAGGGAGAAGTACAGGAGAAATTAGATCAGCTTAATGCCTGGGAGCTAGACAGCAAACTGGAAAGAGCTATGGATGCCCTTCGCACCCCACCTGCCGACGCTAAAATTGAAAACCTATCCGGAGGTGAGAAAAGAAGAGTGGCGCTGTGTAGATTATTACTACAGGAGCCCGATGTGCTACTATTAGATGAACCTACTAACCACTTAGATGCTGAATCAGTACATTGGTTAGAGCAACACTTACAAAGATATGCAGGTACAGTAATAGCCGTTACTCACGACCGTTACTTCCTTGATAATGTAGCCGGCTGGATCCTGGAGCTAGACAGAGGTGAAGGTATTCCCTGGAAAGGAAATTATTCTTCATGGCTAGATCAGAAGCAAAAACGCTTAGCTCAAGAGGAAAAATCAGAATCGAAAAGACAAAAGACACTGGCTAGAGAGCTGGAATGGGCTAAAATGTCTCCTAAAGGCAGGCATGCTAAAGCCAAAGCCAGGCTTAATGCATATGACAAACTGTTAAGCCAGGAAGCTCAGGAAAGAGAAGAGAAGCTGGAGCTCTTTATTCCACCTGGTGAGCGCTTAGGCGATAAAGTAATAGAAGCTCATGGTGTATCTAAAGCCTTTGGCGATAAACTACTTTATGAAAACCTGGAGTTCAACTTACCAAAAGCAGGTATTGTTGGTATTATAGGCCCTAACGGTGCAGGAAAAACTACTCTCTTCAAAATGATCACCGGAAAAGAACAGCCTGACACTGGCACTTTTGAAGTAGGATCAACTGTAGATATAGCTTATGTAGATCAGGAGCATGCTAATTTAAATCCTGAAGCCTCTGTATGGGAAGTAATAAGCGAAGGCAATGAGCTTATTAACCTCGGCGGCCGACAAATTAACAGCAGAGCATATGTTAGTAAGTTTAACTTCAATGGCTCTGACCAACAGAAAAAAGTAAAAGAACTATCAGGTGGTATGAGAAACAGGGTACATCTGGCCATAGCGCTTAAACAAGGAGCTAACCTTCTGTTACTGGATGAGCCTACTAACGATCTTGATGTAAACACGCTAAGGGCACTTGAAGAAGCTCTGGAGAACTTTGGTGGTTGTGCTGTAATAATATCTCACGACAGATGGTTCTTAGATAGAGTTTGTACTCACATCCTTGCTTTTGAAGGCGACTCTCAGGTAAAATGGTTTGACGGAAACTTTACCGAATACGAAGAGGATCGTAAAAAACGCATGGGAGACACCGCTCCTAAAAGGATAAAATACAAACCTTTAGTAAAATAA
- the rsfS gene encoding ribosome silencing factor: MDVNNTLAPSEKLSSIVVKGMQEKKASDIVVMDLRKVKNAIADFFVVCSGNSDTQLDAIADAVDEEVHKILDQNPWHQEGKANKEWMLLDYVDVVAHIFKKDKRDFYAIENLWGDAEITEIQDIS, from the coding sequence ATGGATGTAAATAACACTTTAGCTCCTTCCGAAAAATTAAGCAGTATTGTGGTGAAGGGTATGCAGGAGAAAAAAGCCTCAGACATCGTGGTAATGGACCTTAGAAAGGTAAAAAATGCAATAGCAGACTTTTTTGTAGTATGTTCAGGAAATTCTGACACTCAGCTAGATGCCATTGCCGATGCCGTAGATGAAGAAGTACATAAAATTCTGGATCAAAACCCATGGCACCAAGAAGGTAAGGCAAACAAGGAATGGATGCTCCTCGACTATGTTGATGTTGTAGCCCACATTTTCAAAAAAGATAAACGCGATTTCTATGCCATCGAAAACCTCTGGGGAGATGCTGAAATCACAGAAATACAAGATATCTCCTAA
- the ftsH gene encoding ATP-dependent zinc metalloprotease FtsH: MPDKKRNIIPNKPQKPNYQVWVIVVLIAVIFGIMIFNNSSTLVTTTMSKFEDMMRNNDVERVVIIRNQNYVEISLKEDALQNSKYSKELENNSPFGVSGGPHFKLNIGSVDSFITQYTELNENLPADQQVDYEVDDKSDITNYIFQWGFFVFILFGFWFLMRRMTGGGGPGGQIFNIGKSRAALFDAENKVKITFGNVAGLDEAKEEVQEIVEFLKNPGKFTKLGGKIPKGALLVGPPGTGKTLLAKAVAGEAGVPFFTLSGSDFVEMFVGVGAARVRDLFKQAKEKAPCIVFIDEIDAIGRSRGRGQMPGSNDERENTLNSLLVEMDGFSTDSGVIILAATNRPDVLDSALMRPGRFDRQISIDKPDIVGREAIFKVHLKPLKLGKDVDPRKLSAQTPGFAGAEIANVCNEAALIAARRDKQAVEMQDFHDAIDRVIGGLEKKNKIISPEEKKIVAYHEAGHAVAGWFLEHADPLVKVSIVPRGVAALGYAQYLPKEQFLYQTEQLIDEMCMALGGRAAEELVFGKISTGALSDLERVTKMAYSIVSVYGMNDKIGNVSFYDSKQSDYNFTKPYSEATAETIDQEARKVIETAFKRTKDLLSHRSNELEKVAQELLEKEIIFQSDLERLIGKRPFDHQTSYEAFTNGHNKEEGAEENKANPGAKTSAPEDSTIPLKDSDN; this comes from the coding sequence ATGCCAGATAAGAAAAGAAATATAATACCAAACAAGCCGCAAAAGCCGAATTATCAGGTTTGGGTCATTGTAGTGCTAATCGCAGTGATTTTCGGAATCATGATTTTCAATAATTCAAGCACATTGGTAACTACTACCATGAGCAAATTTGAAGATATGATGAGAAACAACGATGTAGAAAGAGTTGTCATCATCAGAAATCAGAATTATGTGGAAATCTCCCTCAAAGAAGATGCACTACAAAACAGTAAATACAGCAAAGAGCTTGAAAACAACAGCCCTTTTGGTGTAAGTGGTGGCCCTCACTTCAAATTAAACATCGGTTCCGTTGATAGCTTCATTACCCAATACACTGAGCTCAACGAAAACCTTCCGGCAGACCAGCAAGTAGATTATGAAGTAGATGACAAATCTGACATCACCAACTATATCTTCCAATGGGGATTCTTTGTTTTCATACTATTTGGCTTCTGGTTCTTAATGAGAAGAATGACAGGCGGAGGCGGACCTGGTGGTCAGATTTTCAACATAGGAAAATCAAGAGCCGCTTTGTTTGATGCTGAAAATAAAGTAAAAATCACTTTCGGTAATGTTGCCGGGCTTGATGAAGCCAAAGAAGAAGTTCAAGAAATAGTAGAATTCCTTAAAAACCCTGGTAAGTTCACTAAACTAGGTGGTAAAATACCTAAAGGAGCTTTACTTGTAGGCCCTCCAGGAACAGGTAAAACATTGCTTGCTAAGGCCGTAGCCGGAGAAGCAGGAGTACCTTTCTTCACTCTTTCTGGTTCTGACTTCGTAGAAATGTTTGTAGGGGTAGGTGCTGCACGTGTGCGTGACTTATTTAAGCAAGCAAAAGAAAAAGCACCTTGTATAGTATTTATAGATGAGATCGATGCTATTGGTAGATCAAGAGGAAGAGGCCAGATGCCTGGTTCTAATGATGAGCGAGAAAATACGCTTAACTCACTACTTGTAGAAATGGATGGGTTCTCTACAGATTCAGGAGTTATTATTCTGGCTGCCACTAACCGACCTGACGTACTAGACTCTGCTCTTATGCGTCCCGGACGTTTTGACAGACAGATCAGTATAGATAAACCAGATATTGTAGGAAGAGAAGCGATCTTCAAAGTACACCTGAAGCCGCTTAAACTCGGTAAAGATGTAGATCCTAGAAAACTTTCAGCTCAAACGCCAGGTTTTGCAGGTGCAGAAATAGCTAACGTATGTAACGAAGCCGCTCTAATAGCTGCCAGAAGAGATAAGCAAGCGGTAGAGATGCAAGATTTCCACGATGCCATTGACAGGGTAATTGGTGGATTAGAGAAGAAAAACAAAATCATTTCTCCTGAAGAAAAGAAAATAGTCGCTTACCACGAAGCAGGTCATGCTGTGGCAGGTTGGTTCCTGGAACATGCTGATCCTTTGGTAAAAGTAAGTATTGTACCTCGTGGAGTAGCCGCATTAGGTTACGCGCAATACCTGCCTAAAGAACAGTTCTTATACCAAACAGAGCAGCTTATAGATGAAATGTGTATGGCTCTGGGCGGAAGAGCAGCAGAAGAGCTTGTATTTGGTAAAATATCTACAGGTGCATTGAGCGATTTAGAAAGAGTAACCAAAATGGCTTACAGCATTGTGTCTGTTTATGGTATGAATGATAAAATAGGAAATGTTTCTTTCTATGATTCTAAGCAGTCAGACTACAACTTTACTAAGCCATACTCTGAAGCCACTGCAGAAACAATAGATCAAGAAGCCAGAAAAGTAATTGAAACAGCTTTCAAACGCACTAAAGATCTATTATCTCACAGAAGCAATGAGTTAGAAAAAGTAGCTCAGGAATTACTTGAGAAAGAGATTATTTTCCAATCTGACTTAGAGAGATTAATAGGAAAGAGACCTTTTGATCACCAAACTTCTTATGAGGCATTTACTAACGGCCATAATAAAGAAGAAGGAGCAGAGGAAAATAAAGCAAATCCTGGAGCAAAAACATCTGCACCAGAAGATTCTACCATTCCTTTGAAGGACTCAGATAACTAG
- a CDS encoding DUF2795 domain-containing protein, which translates to MYWTLELASYLEDAPWPATKDELIDYSIRTGAPLEVVENLQELEDDGQPYENIEEIWPDYPTKEDFFFNEDEY; encoded by the coding sequence ATGTATTGGACATTAGAACTAGCATCATATCTTGAAGACGCCCCTTGGCCTGCTACTAAGGATGAACTTATTGACTATTCAATAAGAACAGGCGCACCATTAGAGGTTGTAGAGAATTTACAGGAGTTAGAGGATGACGGACAGCCTTACGAAAATATTGAAGAGATATGGCCGGATTATCCTACTAAAGAGGATTTCTTTTTTAACGAGGACGAATATTAA